The proteins below are encoded in one region of Plutella xylostella chromosome Z, ilPluXylo3.1, whole genome shotgun sequence:
- the LOC105381630 gene encoding nuclear hormone receptor FTZ-F1 isoform X1 translates to MTMDQQTGLMSLNMSPFDLSPGPEGSGAGASGASQQYVPQGAAYQCAPEQQSFGYANLDASYLFPTGTGAEPGAYMPATGNVCDQTDTKDVIEELCPVCGDKVSGYHYGLLTCESCKGFFKRTVQNKKVYTCVAERACHIDKTQRKRCPFCRFQKCLDVGMKLEAVRADRMRGGRNKFGPMYKRDRARKLQMMRQRQIAVQTLRGTLGEGGLVLGFGTSHYAAVPVKQEIQIPQVSSLTSSPESSPGPALLAQQQPPQPPPPPSHDKWEAHSPHSASPDAFAFDAPATAAATPSSTAEPTSTETLRVSPMIREFVQTIDDREWQNSLFGLLQSQTYNQCEVDLFELMCKVLDQNLFSQVDWARNTVFFKYLKVDDQMKLLQHSWSDMLVLDHLHQRMHNGLPDETTLHNGQKFDLLCLGLLGVPSLADHFNELQNKLAELKFDVPDYICVKFLLLLNPDVRGIVNVKCVRDGYQTVQAALLDYTLTCYPTIQDKFGKLVMVVPEIHALASRGEEHLYQRHCAGQAPTQTLLMEMLHAKRKPTGGEVVTRAPEHTSTLDRFVWSLISDVEVPVKNETGG, encoded by the exons ATGACGATGGATCAGCAAACTGGCCTCATGTCCCTCAACATGTCTCCCTTCGATCTGAGCCCCGGTCCCGAGGGCTCCGGCGCCGGTGCCTCGGGTGCTTCTCAACAATATGTCCCACAAGGAGCAGCTTACCAATGCGCTCCGGAACAACAGTCTTTCGGCTATGCCAATTTGGATGCATCATATCTGTTCCCGACAGGTACCGGTGCAGAACCTGGAGCATACATGCCTGCGACAGGCAACGTCTGTGACCAAACAGACACCAAGGATGTGATAGAAGAGCTTTGCCCGGTCTGCGGAGACAAAGTCAGCGGATACCACTACGGACTCCTCACATGCGAGTCCTGCAAAGGATTTTTCAAGCGTACAGTTCAGAACAAGAAGGTTTACACCTGCGTCGCTGAGAGAGCCTGCCACATTGACAAAACACAGCGGAAGCGATGCCCCTTCTGTCGCTTCCAGAAGTGCCTGGACGTCGGGATGAAGCTTGAAG CGGTGCGAGCCGACCGCATGCGAGGCGGCCGCAACAAGTTCGGGCCGATGTACAAGCGCGACCGCGCCCGCAAGCTGCAGATGATGCGGCAGCGGCAGATCGCCGTGCAGACCCTGCGCGGCACCCTCGGCGAGGGCGGGCTCGTGCTGGGCTTCGGCACCTCGCACTACGCCGCCGTGCCCGTCAAGCAGGAGATCCAGATCCCGCAGGTGTCCTCGCTGACCAGCTCGCCCGAGTCGTCGCCCGGGCCCGCGCTGCTCGCCCAGCAGCAgccgccgcagccgccgccgccgccctcgcACGACAAGTGGGAGGCGCACTCGCCGCACTCCGCCTCGCCCGACGCCTTCGCCTTCGACGcgcccgccaccgccgccgccacgcccTCCAGCACCGCCGAGCCCACCAGCACCGAGACCCTGCGCGTGTCGCCCATGATCCGCGAGTTCGTGCAGACCATCGACGACCGCGAGTGGCAGAACTCGCTCTTCGGACTCTTGCAAAGCCAAACCTACAACCAGTGCGAGGTGGATCTCTTCGAGTTAATGTGCAAAGTGCTGGACCAAAATCTCTTCTCACAGGTCGATTGGGCGAGAAACACCGTGTTCTTTAAGTATTTAAAG GTTGATGATCAAATGAAGCTCCTGCAGCACTCGTGGTCTGACATGTTGGTTCTGGACCACCTTCACCAGCGCATGCACAACGGTCTGCCAGATGAGACCACGCTCCACAACGGACAGAAGTTCGACCTCCTGTGCCTAGGCCTCCTCGGCGTGCCCTCCCTGGCTGACCACTTCAACGAGCTGCAGAACAAACTCGCGGAGCTCAAGTTCGACGTCCCAGACTACATCTGCGTTAAGTTCTTGCTTCTGCTAAACCCAG ACGTGCGGggcatcgtgaacgtgaagtgcGTCCGGGACGGCTACCAGACGGTGCAGGCGGCCCTGCTAGACTACACACTCACCTGCTACCCGACGATACAG GACAAGTTCGGCAAGCTAGTGATGGTGGTGCCCGAGATCCACGCGCTGGCGTCGCGCGGGGAGGAGCACCTGTACCAGCGACACTGCGCGGGGCAGGCGCCCACGCAGACCCTGCTGATGGAGATGTTGCACGCCAAGCGCAA GCCAACCGGTGGAGAAGTCGTCACCCGGGCACCTGAGCACACGTCCACACTTGACAGATT TGTGTGGTCTCTGATTTCAGATGTTGAAGTGCCCGTGAAGAATGAGACGGGCGGTTAG
- the LOC125491296 gene encoding uncharacterized protein LOC125491296, whose amino-acid sequence MSGPYAAGLGMKKRTISHVSTTDDEENEEKFFSSNDAMPVPTKRRRVTHADAEVVPKFRPEDSNSSVSSWLHKIDQLGDVYGWDATEKQFVMQLRLRGSARRWYDELENYNLRWEDWKSALRTAFPRSTDYVDRLEAMLSRTKRDTETMTNYFHDKVSLLKKCEIEGESAISCIIRGLPVELRANAKAYQCETPELLYYGYLSSLENYRKVEAAASTRRSTWRRASPRSNGQVERVNRTIIDGLNTMSESESTWDDKLADIVWGINNTPNATTSFPPFKLMFGHENSRLPAYPTNRPTSQEEALKDRRENAKLHSCSSSDKDVDRDDLIDLLES is encoded by the exons ATGTCCGGCCCATATGCTGCTGGTTTGGGCATGAAGAAGAGGACAATCAGCCACGTGTCCACCACCGACGACGAAGAAAACGAAGAAAAATTTTTTTCTTCCAACGACGCCATGCCTGTTCCGACGAAAAGACGGCGAGTCACACATGCCGACGCAGAAGTAGTCCCAAAATTTCGACCAGAAGACAGCAACAGCAGCGTCAGTAGCTGGCTACACAAGATCGACCAGCTGGGAGACGTCTACGGATGGGACGCGACCGAGAAGCAGTTCGTGATGCAACTCCGCCTGCGAGGTTCAGCTCGACGTTGGTATGACGAGCTAGAAAACTATAATCTACGCTGGGAAGACTGGAAAAGTGCACTACGAACTGCATTTCCACGATCAACCGACTACGTGGATCGTCTTGAGGCCATGTTGTCCAGAACAAAAAGAGACACGGAAACCATGACAAACTATTTCCACGACAAAGTTTCACTCCTCAAAAAGTGTGAAATAGAAGGTGAAAGTGCAATCTCGTGCATTATTCGTGGTCTGCCTGTGGAACTGCGCGCTAATGCTAAAGCGTATCAATGCGAAACACCCGAGCTTCTCTATTACGGCTACCTGTCGTCACTAGAAAACTACCGAAAAGTCGAAGCGGCTGCATCAACCAGGCGGTCAACGTGGAGAAGAG CTAGTCCGAGGTCAAATGGCCAAGTTGAGCGTGTCAACCGCACTATCATAGATGGTCTCAATACAATGTCGGAGAGCGAGAGTACTTGGGACGATAAACTTGCTGATATTGTGTGGGGAATCAACAATACGCCTAATGCTACTACCTCATTCCCCCCATTCAAACTTATGTTCGGACACGAAAACTCCCGTTTGCCGGCCTACCCTACTAATAGGCCTACTTCTCAAGAGGAAGCTTTAAAAGATAGGAGAGAGAACGCAAAGTTAC ATAGCTGTTCATCTAGTGATAAAGATGTGGATAGAGATGATTTAATAGATTTGCTAGAGAGCTAA
- the LOC105381630 gene encoding nuclear hormone receptor FTZ-F1 isoform X3, whose translation MTMDQQTGLMSLNMSPFDLSPGPEGSGAGASGASQQYVPQGAAYQCAPEQQSFGYANLDASYLFPTGTGAEPGAYMPATGNVCDQTDTKDVIEELCPVCGDKVSGYHYGLLTCESCKGFFKRTVQNKKVYTCVAERACHIDKTQRKRCPFCRFQKCLDVGMKLEAVRADRMRGGRNKFGPMYKRDRARKLQMMRQRQIAVQTLRGTLGEGGLVLGFGTSHYAAVPVKQEIQIPQVSSLTSSPESSPGPALLAQQQPPQPPPPPSHDKWEAHSPHSASPDAFAFDAPATAAATPSSTAEPTSTETLRVSPMIREFVQTIDDREWQNSLFGLLQSQTYNQCEVDLFELMCKVLDQNLFSQVDWARNTVFFKYLKVDDQMKLLQHSWSDMLVLDHLHQRMHNGLPDETTLHNGQKFDLLCLGLLGVPSLADHFNELQNKLAELKFDVPDYICVKFLLLLNPDVRGIVNVKCVRDGYQTVQAALLDYTLTCYPTIQDKFGKLVMVVPEIHALASRGEEHLYQRHCAGQAPTQTLLMEMLHAKRKPTGGEVVTRAPEHTSTLDRLC comes from the exons ATGACGATGGATCAGCAAACTGGCCTCATGTCCCTCAACATGTCTCCCTTCGATCTGAGCCCCGGTCCCGAGGGCTCCGGCGCCGGTGCCTCGGGTGCTTCTCAACAATATGTCCCACAAGGAGCAGCTTACCAATGCGCTCCGGAACAACAGTCTTTCGGCTATGCCAATTTGGATGCATCATATCTGTTCCCGACAGGTACCGGTGCAGAACCTGGAGCATACATGCCTGCGACAGGCAACGTCTGTGACCAAACAGACACCAAGGATGTGATAGAAGAGCTTTGCCCGGTCTGCGGAGACAAAGTCAGCGGATACCACTACGGACTCCTCACATGCGAGTCCTGCAAAGGATTTTTCAAGCGTACAGTTCAGAACAAGAAGGTTTACACCTGCGTCGCTGAGAGAGCCTGCCACATTGACAAAACACAGCGGAAGCGATGCCCCTTCTGTCGCTTCCAGAAGTGCCTGGACGTCGGGATGAAGCTTGAAG CGGTGCGAGCCGACCGCATGCGAGGCGGCCGCAACAAGTTCGGGCCGATGTACAAGCGCGACCGCGCCCGCAAGCTGCAGATGATGCGGCAGCGGCAGATCGCCGTGCAGACCCTGCGCGGCACCCTCGGCGAGGGCGGGCTCGTGCTGGGCTTCGGCACCTCGCACTACGCCGCCGTGCCCGTCAAGCAGGAGATCCAGATCCCGCAGGTGTCCTCGCTGACCAGCTCGCCCGAGTCGTCGCCCGGGCCCGCGCTGCTCGCCCAGCAGCAgccgccgcagccgccgccgccgccctcgcACGACAAGTGGGAGGCGCACTCGCCGCACTCCGCCTCGCCCGACGCCTTCGCCTTCGACGcgcccgccaccgccgccgccacgcccTCCAGCACCGCCGAGCCCACCAGCACCGAGACCCTGCGCGTGTCGCCCATGATCCGCGAGTTCGTGCAGACCATCGACGACCGCGAGTGGCAGAACTCGCTCTTCGGACTCTTGCAAAGCCAAACCTACAACCAGTGCGAGGTGGATCTCTTCGAGTTAATGTGCAAAGTGCTGGACCAAAATCTCTTCTCACAGGTCGATTGGGCGAGAAACACCGTGTTCTTTAAGTATTTAAAG GTTGATGATCAAATGAAGCTCCTGCAGCACTCGTGGTCTGACATGTTGGTTCTGGACCACCTTCACCAGCGCATGCACAACGGTCTGCCAGATGAGACCACGCTCCACAACGGACAGAAGTTCGACCTCCTGTGCCTAGGCCTCCTCGGCGTGCCCTCCCTGGCTGACCACTTCAACGAGCTGCAGAACAAACTCGCGGAGCTCAAGTTCGACGTCCCAGACTACATCTGCGTTAAGTTCTTGCTTCTGCTAAACCCAG ACGTGCGGggcatcgtgaacgtgaagtgcGTCCGGGACGGCTACCAGACGGTGCAGGCGGCCCTGCTAGACTACACACTCACCTGCTACCCGACGATACAG GACAAGTTCGGCAAGCTAGTGATGGTGGTGCCCGAGATCCACGCGCTGGCGTCGCGCGGGGAGGAGCACCTGTACCAGCGACACTGCGCGGGGCAGGCGCCCACGCAGACCCTGCTGATGGAGATGTTGCACGCCAAGCGCAA GCCAACCGGTGGAGAAGTCGTCACCCGGGCACCTGAGCACACGTCCACACTTGACAGATT ATGTTGA